DNA from Solanum stenotomum isolate F172 chromosome 3, ASM1918654v1, whole genome shotgun sequence:
agtacaTAAGTcgatttgatttaatttttcatttatctAACCAAACTAACTATGTCGaattttttatatcaataaatcaaaaaattaaCAAGAGTCGAGCTATCACGatttttcaaggtttttcaacTTGGttcgatttttttaaaaacatttttggtAAGGTCCCTACAACATAAAAcatgtacaattttttttattctattaaGCTACAATAATTATACAACCCTTccctaaaaaaaagaaagtgaaatatGTCATATTACTATGCTAAAATATAATATCACCAACAATAAAGATAATAGAAACTTATAAAAACAAGCTCTATTGATGAGAGAATAAAGATGAACAAATTTGAGGAATTGACACAGATAGACAAGTGTTACATACGATTGGCAACATATAACCTAATATTAATTagcaattaataaataaataaaaattggcaCATATTAGCATAAAAGTAACATATCGatatgttttaaattattatttttaaaaaataataaaaaatatttaatatcatCTCTCTTCTAACTTCCAACCATTACTCCTTAAAACTAGCAAAATATTATTTAGAATTATCTCTCTCCTTTCAATTTATTacgtattttttaaatttataaaagaaaattaattccaTTTCTCTTCTAACTTCCAACCATTTCTCCTTAAAACTAGCAAAAGATTATTCAAAACTCTCTCCTTTCAAATTATTtcgtattttttaaaataataaaagaaaattaatgtcATCTCTATTCTATCTTCCAACCATTTCCACTTAAAACTAGCAAAATATTGTTTAGAAATatatcttttcttaaaattagcaaataatattttgtttatgtttattcttATTTCAAAGGTATTCCTATGAGTTCATTACCTGCCAATTATTTTGCCTTAGAACTCAATCCATATTTACTTAACAAATTTGTATATATCTGTTTGCATTGGTATTCATTAATCCATATTCATCTAATAGATCGGCATACATTTGTATTGGATACATTTGTTCATATTCATTataaattggtatacatttatatttatttgcattaatatctttcaaattttacataaatatacacatttgtGTTGGATACATTCATccatattcatttataaattggtatacatttgttTGCATTAATATCTTTctaattttacatttattttgGATACATTTGTTCCTATTCATAATAAATTGATATACATTTATTTGCATTAATATCTTTCAAATTTACATAGGTATACATCTGTATTGGATACATTCGTccatattcatttataaattggtatacatttgttTGCATTAATATCTTTCTAATTTTACATAGGTATACAGTTGCTTACATTACTATTTTGGGATGCAATCAACAAAATTCATTAACAAATTTAGATAATTTTACATTGTTATGTGTTAGCTTGTATTCATTAACAAATTTAGATACATTTGTTGgagacaaaataaatattcattgtcaaattcaatcaacaaaattcatattttaaaaaattgtcatatatattaattaattaattattaaaaattgaaaaaaacgtCAATTTCAGAAATCACGAAATGTTGCAATTTTTGGGGGAAGAAAACGTTGTAAAATTATAATACAAATAcgaaaatttgtaaaaagaaaaaatcttgcTTCCAACTACAAGATAAAGAATGTAAAAAATctcaactttttttaaaataacccagacaatcaatatatatatataattggtaTGATTTAAGTTACTTATTGTGAAGAGTTACTGTTGTGATTGATCTTTAATCGAAGTATTTTAGAGAAGAAGATAGAAATCCTAAACTTGAAACATGGAggaaaaaaagggaagaaagagataattgaaaaatagtactattttttgttgttgacaAATTATAAggacaaagaaaaaagaaacaatactAGCAAACAAGCTAACTGCTAGgaaatagagagagaaaatcaggaaaaaaaatcaattttcaaaagtGTGGCTatttaatgccacataaatattttaaaaaaaaattgtttttgctaaaaaaatttaagtggGCTATTTATTGTCAATAAAATCTATAGTTGTCATGCTATgcctttttttcatttgatgTGGGCGTTATTTGAGTTACTAGATGTTCATGGGCTATAACTCTATAAAGATTGATTTGTCATGACCCGCCActtttccattaaaataaaacatgaatataaaGAGGGAAGAAACTAGAGTTGTGTAGAGGTTTGTGGAAGACTCTAGAACTCCCTAGATATTTCCTTGGAAGGCTTACATTGAAAGAAGAATAGTCCTTAGTGGAATATTTTAGAGAAGTATGGATATTTCCCAAGGAAGGTTATGGAATAACATGGAAAGTCCTTGGTATATTCTAGagttgtagagaattctagaataCGAACTAAAATGTAAATATATAGGGACTTGTGTAGTAATTTGTATTTACACTTTAGCCCCCTAggaagtagtataaatagagggactCTCATTTGTAAATCATCCAAGCTTGAAGCAAACATCCAAATAACTTGTAAAGCCTTCTTCCAAGTAATACAAAGCCTTATTCCAAAAGCTCTCTTGTTCTTTCTTAGCCCTTTGCATTCTCTTAGCAATCTAGCTTcaaagggcttacttgagcttacaagatcgtgagagattcgtgagtaagttgtcaagtgccgcacggaACATTAGTGAgaactctaagtccgtgacagaTTGTACCATAAAATGTAAGACTTACaaattactatataataaatattgcaaataataaaatatttataaattttttataaatataaccttagtgttttgatttaattgtttTAGTTCATAATCAAACTAaacaaattatgataaaaaaaaaataccaaattaAGTCAAATCACATcattagtcaatttttttttctcaatttaataTGATTTATCAATTTAGGTCTCACTGATTTCATTAAGATTGAGACATTTGAATCTGAATACACatatgaatattaagatgtgaATTAAGATTAAGGTTAGAattgaatacatatatattaagatGGAGATTTTAGATCTGAACACTTAATCATTAAGATTGTTTTTTTTCAATAGCTGAATgtgcataaaaaaaattcaaaaataaataaattaggaatTAAACACTatgtcaataaaagttatagtCCAAACCTAAAGGTAACTTCTTCCAAAAAACTGTTTCAAGACTAAGATTATAATCCACCCCAAGAAAAAacgatttatttattttctcaaacatttttttctcaagaaaCAATTTAAATGAGCTGAATATGAATGTTTAAGATTCAAACCTTtattaagtgcaaacaaataAGACGTGGTTTGTTGGATTCCTTTGACCCCACCCCCCTAATTACGGCACTCTAGAGAACTGGtctatacaaatacaattccTTTTGTCGTTTTGAAGAGTTGTAGTTGGATAAAAGTTTTAATCAATGAATGATGTCAATgtcataatatataaataggaATGGCAATGGGGAAACCTTAACAAGAACGCTAGGCATCATCCAGTGCCAAAATACAAAAGTATTGGAAAGGAGATGTTGGGTGCTAGCATTAACACATAGTGATGTATTATAAAGTCATACAAGCTTAGACCAAACCTGAACAATATCAGTAGAGGGTTAGCATGCTACAAAGATATCAGCAATGATAAAACTGATTGGTAGCATTAAGTTAACAAAACCTGACCGCTAATATATTCAATGTTTGAGCTTGAATCAGATCATCATCAATGAACAAATGCAACCAATATTGCATTGTTCTAACAAATACCAAATAAAACTTGCTAACAAAGAAATATATATCTTGGAACACTTTTAACTAACCCaaacagaaaaaagaaattacagaTCAGCAAAGACATGATAAGTTTGAGTCTGTACAACGGTAAGCTTCAAGGCAGCTACAAATGCAGCAACTGACACGCATCCAAAGACAACAATATTTAGCCAATGCCAACTCTTCTGTAAGCTAGATAACTTGTCTTTCTTAGCGATAAGGTACATGTGGTTTGGGAGTATGAATGTGAGCGGAATCGTGCTGATAGCACCAGTAAGGCTCATGAAGTTTCCCAGGAAAGGTAGCAAAGCTGAGAGGAAAGTGGTCATGATAAGGTAACCACCTCTGACAACCAGTCTGAATAGAATATTTCGTGGAGCCAAGGCACTTCCTTTGACTCCATATTTAGTATCCAGGTACTCATATGTTGGACTTGCAAATATCTACAAGCAGCAGCAAAGAAACAACGATTAGATCAGAATAATCAGCTGAGTAAACTGTCGGGCCTCTTTTTcagtaaaatgaaaaaatatagtCACAAGGTGATTATTACATGCAAGGTAATGATAGCTTGGAAAAAAGCAGATAAGTGAGCCACTCCCAACACCCAAGCTGGACCATGAACATTGTTGAGCAAATAGGACGAAACAACAGATCCGTACGCCCAATACCCAATGTAAGTAACAGCATGCATAGGCACAACTCCCACTGTGAACTGAAAGTTAAGTGCTTTCACCATGTTTCCAACGACAGGTTGTCTAATTGTAGCCTGTTGGAAcacaaattcaagaaaattgtaTCAAAACACAGGTTGAAATTTCAGATTACTTACTGAGTATAGGCAACAGATATACTGATCATATAACATGACTTGAAGGACAACTTCAAATTCATAACAAAGGATGGAAGTCATCAGAAAAGTTGGCGGACGTATTTGCAAACCTGTATCTCTGGAATCATTCCAGTGTTAAATGCGAAGAAAAGGTTTCCAATCGCACCAATAATTGCCCAAATTTTATTGTCTCCTGATCCTGGAATGTGATAGTCCCTAGGAGGAGCCTTTACACCTGCAATATGGAACTTAGACAATTCAGTTAACTTAGTGCCTATGAGATGAGCAAAGACAATACTAAAGTAATTGCTTCAAAGTATttctcaaggaccaaccaaggacAGGATAACGAAAGAAATGGTACGCATCCTTGTCACTCAATAATATCAAACTGAAGGACCTGCTTAAAATTTAAAGCTGTCTCCATACCCCAAAGGCATGCATGTGATTAATATAACGGATAATTCATTATCAAGTACAATTTCACACCAGAATTGTACAGTTGACACAGTCCTAATGCTATAATAAGTACAAATGAACGAAGATAATCAAAAGGTTCAAATTCATTAAGTGAGCATgacaaaattttggaaaaaaaataaaaagatcagAAGGTATAAGTGAGAAGCATAGAGGAAGGAAAAGTTAAAACTCTTCCCCTTGACTGATCTCTGAGTAAAAGGTGAGAGACTACAAAAGATATTTTTCCATTTGAAAGATCCCATCTAAAACTAGAAGGGAATCTCTCATATTACAGAATCTTGCTTCTCcttcattaattaaatttctttatGCTTTTCTATTAAATTGCAGGGAATATGATTATTTTTACTGCCATCAGAAAACTTACTTGCAGCCttagacaacaaaaaaaaagaagaaaaaagatagaTATAAACATGGCTGATAAGCAAGAATAAAACCTACACAACCCCAAAGCAAAGACTCAAACTTTTGAGGGGCAGCTGGTGGGTAGGAGAGCAAAGTTGATATCGCCTTCATGATAGCTCAACCGGCTGTTCCTTGTGATTTTCTAACACTTTCTAGAAATGAATGACAGAAAAGGCAAAAGTGCCATGTTGCACTGATAAGTGATAAAATCTAGTTGCCTTCCCATGTATAATTCGACAAACTGGTGACGACATTGGGATGCATCTCGAAATTTCTTATGCAGCAAATGCTGCTCAGCAAAGAAAAGTTATGTGATTATGAATCAatttaacaaaattgatttcCTAAATGCTGCTCAGCAAAGAAAATTTTATCtgattatgaattaatttaacaaaattgatttcCTTAAACATGCATTAGGTTTCTTATAAGTTTGTTTTCATAATGCAGAGAAAAATGAAACTACATGATGAGCACTGAAAGCCTGCAAGTCATTTTAATAAGCAACTTGACTATGGCAGTCTTACCTGACAAATGGTGATATTCAGTACAAATCCTGACAATAGGTGCAGGCTTTTGAACTTATACCACAGTTTCAACATTGATAATCATGATTTTGTGGTTTAATTATATCATCAATTTTTATCCTCAATGAATGTATAGTCAATTGCAACTTGGAAGGTAATCTTCAATTAGTCACATAGTATTCAATTTTGTCATATGTTCAATAGTTTTATGAAGCAGCCTAAAACACAATTTTCTCACATCATATGCAATTCTAGTGTTATTTTCATGTCATTACATGTTCTACTTAATTAGTAATGTGAAATATAACTGTTGGCACATGCACACAGTGCTCTGATGGCTAGTCAAACACTAAAGGAAGTAGCACACATACCATCTTGAACGGACAACACAAATGCTATGGTGAGATACAGTATCATGAATAGTGTTGAAAACCCGAGCCAAACCCTCAGTGCTGATAAATGAGGTGTTGCAATGGCAAAGAGGATGCATGCAACTCCAGCTATAGCTATAAAGTGTGGCAGCTTTAGCATATGGTCATCCCTAAAGAGCATATAGAAAGCCTGGcaatcaactcaaaaaaaaaCGATGCATCAGaataattttagaattatattcACTCAAAAGCCTGAGAGATCATTTTCACCCAAGATTTACTGAACTCAATAATTGCAGGGTGCAATGAAGCAATAAAACgccaacacaaaaaaaaatcatttaatcaaTGATATCTATACTTGGCAATGCCTTGCCATCTTTCTCTTCTCCTCTTTATCTGGTAAAAGGATTTCCAGTTCACCATATCTAAGTATccgaaagaaaaaaacaaagtttGCACGAACCTTTAGGGCTGAACCACTCATGATGACATATCCAATATTTATCAAGAAGAGATTTGCATATTGTAATGCCCATATAAGCAAATAAGCTGTCCGACCTGCAGCAATAAAATAAGGTCAATTTAGATTAAAAGTGACAAAACAATTTAGCAATAAAACAAGTTATTGATGGAAAATGAGGTAGCTGTATTTTCATCATTGTTCATACCATACAAAAATCCGGCAAGGTCTCTATATCTGATATGCCTCTTGCCCCCAACTTCATGGAGCTTAGCCATAAGAGCACTTGCATACAAAGACACAATTGTGGACATTACCAAACCAACAACACCACCTATCCAACCTAGAGGAACCATGATTGTGCCAGAATATCCTAGTGCATACGCGCTGTTGACACCCATGCTCAGAACAACTCCCACCTGAAACCATGAATCTACATCCcgcaaaacaaataaattaacaaaagaGCCAAACAGCAGTCATGCCAACAATACAAGGAAATTACAATTAAAGAAACAGAAAACACCAAGttttttataattgtaatgATAGATGAGACAACCTATTTTTGGaggttttcaaaaagaataacaagaaaatgactTATTTCTCATCATCAATGAACCCCAAAAAAACAACTTAAACTCTTGATTGAAAGTTTGTAAGTTCCATTTGCGGGCATTAGGCAAAGGGAGTTGGcagaaaaaattatacatgtaaatagggtaaaaaatagttaatttctttttgcacatatatatatattgttgaatCCCTTTGGCATAAGTTTTTACAAAGGACTTCTGTTCTTGTTCCTGTTTTATCAAAAAGAGGAATTACAAAGAATATTGATAAGAATACGTTGACCCCGAAATAGATGTTGGGTTCATCAATTAGAATGAAGGAAAGTGGGAAACAAACCGTTGCTAACTTGATGGGCGGTTTCAGGAATGATAACAGAGGCCTCTTCGTCATTTTTCTCCTTACGAGAAGGGGTATCATAGCGGTCGTTTTCCATTACAAactgttgttgtttttgttgaagAAGCACAACTTCTTCTTCCTCTGCACTTTCCAAAGCCAGCCCACTTACTTGCTCAATTCTATTCAATTGGGAGTATTGGAGTCTTCACACCAATACGCAAAAAAGATGCGTATATGGgtgagaagatgaagaaaaagggGTAACGAGTGGAGATAAACTTTTATACAACACCAACGAATGAAGGCATAAAATTAGTGGCGGCAGCTGTTTGCTTCCATGAAATTAGCAGAGCTATTGATTCTGCATTTCTGATACACCATTCAAAAATGGGGGCTGCGCTTCCTTAAATAAGACGTTTGGCTTCGCTTAGTTTTTTTACTATTTCCGTTTCTATTTAAAAAACTAAGTAatccttatttaatttttttcgaatataaattaatttaaccaataaatataaattatttacttaacttttctaaaattggttaaatatatattttcaaggtTAATAACTCACaatgataaaaaggaaacaatatagtaa
Protein-coding regions in this window:
- the LOC125859455 gene encoding proline transporter 2-like is translated as MENDRYDTPSRKEKNDEEASVIIPETAHQVSNDSWFQVGVVLSMGVNSAYALGYSGTIMVPLGWIGGVVGLVMSTIVSLYASALMAKLHEVGGKRHIRYRDLAGFLYGRTAYLLIWALQYANLFLINIGYVIMSGSALKAFYMLFRDDHMLKLPHFIAIAGVACILFAIATPHLSALRVWLGFSTLFMILYLTIAFVLSVQDGVKAPPRDYHIPGSGDNKIWAIIGAIGNLFFAFNTGMIPEIQATIRQPVVGNMVKALNFQFTVGVVPMHAVTYIGYWAYGSVVSSYLLNNVHGPAWVLGVAHLSAFFQAIITLHIFASPTYEYLDTKYGVKGSALAPRNILFRLVVRGGYLIMTTFLSALLPFLGNFMSLTGAISTIPLTFILPNHMYLIAKKDKLSSLQKSWHWLNIVVFGCVSVAAFVAALKLTVVQTQTYHVFADL